In one Arachis duranensis cultivar V14167 chromosome 9, aradu.V14167.gnm2.J7QH, whole genome shotgun sequence genomic region, the following are encoded:
- the LOC107464560 gene encoding protein FAR1-RELATED SEQUENCE 5-like codes for MSIKEDDVKNDSDNDLGDDFDYQPNAEDDADDDDVDSLDFTSKSEEVCGVKRIADLMVEDIWNLEFRTEDEVCQFYNAYSCWHGFVMRKDDVVRDNQGRIISRQLVCNKEGWRNMRYLDLDDRSREARSLT; via the coding sequence ATGTCCATAAAGGAGGATGATGTTAAGAATGATTCTGATAATGATTTGGGTGATGATTTCGATTATCAACCGAATGCAGAAGATGATGCTGATGACGACGATGTGGATTCTCTGGATTTCACTAGCAAGAGTGAAGAAGTTTGTGGTGTAAAAAGAATAGCGGATTTAATGGTGGAGGATATTTGGAACCTAGAGTTTAGGACAGAGGATGAGGTTTGCCAATTTTATAACGCTTATTCTTGTTGGCATGGATTTGTAATGAGGAAGGATGACGTGGTTAGGGATAATCAAGGTAGAATCATTAGCAGGCAACTTGTTTGCAATAAAGAGGGCTGGAGAAATATGAGGTATCTCGATTTGGATGATAGATCAAGGGAGGCAAGGTCACTAACGTGA